A region of the Geomonas subterranea genome:
GACCAGGAACTGCCAAAGAAAGACCTTTTTCGCGATCCGGCTCAGTCGTTGTCCGTGAGCCCGGCACAGAAAAAGGGGGCCAAAGCCCCCCCTGACAGTGGCGTTAGGAGTCAGCGCTCGGAGCGCGATCCCGGTTCCTCCAGCCGATGCACCTTCATGAGATTGGTGGTGCCGGGGCTCGACAGCGGGCTCCCCATGGTGATCACCACGAGATCCCCCTTCTCGAGCCACGCCGTTTCGAGCACCGCCGCCTCCACCGAGATGATCTGCGACTCGGTGTCACCCTCGATGTCGACCCGCAACGCGTGCACCCCTGCGTAGAGGGCAAGCCGGCGGCGCACCTGCTGCGAGGGCGTCACCGCGAGGATGGGCTGGGCCGGGCGGTACTTGGAGACCAGCGCGGCGGTGCTGCCGGTCTGGGTGAAGGCGAGGATGGCCGAGGCCTTGACGCTTTCGGCGGCCCGGCAGGCCGCCATGCCGATGACCTCGGAGATATTGGGGAGGCTCCCCTGACCGTTGGGCGTCTTGCAGCACTGGGCCATGAGCTGGGGATCGTTCTCGATGTCGCGCGCGACCTGCACCATCATGGAAACCGCTTCCACCGGGTACTTGCCCGAGGCGGTCTCCGCGGAGAGCATGATGGCGTCGGTGCCGTCCAGGATGGCGTTGGCGACGTCCGAGGTCTCGGCGCGGGTCGGGCGCGGGTTGTTCACCATGCTCTCCAGCATCTGGGTCGCGGTGATCACGGGCTTGCCGGCGTCGTTGCAGCTGCGGATGATGCGCTTTTGAATCAGGGGCACCTTCTCGGGGTTCAGTTCAACGCCCAGATCGCCGCGGGCGACCATGATCCCGTCCGAGACCCGCAGGATGGCGGCGAAATTGAGCACCGCCTCGGGCTTCTCGATCTTGGCGATGATGCGCAGCGGGGAACCCGCCTGGTCGATGATATCCCTGAGCTCGACGACATCGGACGCCTCCCGCACGAAGGAAAGGGCGACGTAGTCGAGCTGCTGTTCCATGCAGAACCGCAGATCCTCCTTGTCCTTCTCCGTGAGCGCGGGTGCGGAAACCTTCGCGCCGGGAAGGTTGATCCCCTTGCGGTCCTTCAAGAGCCCCCCGGTCACCACCTGGCAGCGCACGTCGTCACCCGCCACGCCGAGCACCTTCAACTCCATGAGGCCGTCGTCGAGGAGGATCCGGTCCTGCGGCTTCACGTCGCGCGGCAGCCCCTGGTAGATGGTCGGGATCAGGTTCTGCTCCCCCAGCACCTCCCGGGTGGTGACCACGACCTCGCTGCCGGTCACGAGCTCCATGGAGCCTCCCGCCATGAGGCCGGTCCGGATCTTGGGTCCCTGGAGATCTCCGAGGATGGCCACCGCGTGCTCGCGTTCGTGTGACAGCTTGCGGATGCGGCTGATGGCCGCAGCCTTGGAGTCATAATCGCCGTGGGAGAAGTTGAGGCGGAAGACATCGACGCCGGCGTGGATCAGGGCGTCCAGCATCTGCTCGGAGTCGGAGGCGGGGCCGACGGTGGCTACGATCTTGGTGCGACGGAACATGGGTTCTCCTGGTCGAGCCGGACCGCCGCGGGGGACGGTTCGCCGGGAACCGTCACGGCCGGGGCTTTCCGGTTCGTGAAAGGGGGATGTACTGCTTGAGGAACGACCCTAAATAATTACCCGAAATCGGGGCGGGGCGCAATGCGTATCGGCAGGTTTTCGCTGGCGGTTTTCCCGGTCACCCGTTTTGCAGCTGGGACCAGCGGAAGCAGTCGACGGTATGGTCGTTGACCATCCCCACCGCCTGCATCAGGGCATAGCAGATGGTGCTCCCCACGAAGCGGAACCCGCGCCGTTTGAGGTCGCGGCTTAACCGGTCCGAGACGTCACTGCGGGGGGGGATCTCGGAAAGGGTGCGCCAGGCGTTTTGCACGGGGGCGCCGTCCACGAAGCGCCACAGGTAGGCGTCGAAGGAGCCGAACTCCTGCTGCACGCCCAGAAAGGCGCGCGCGTTGTCCACCGTCGAACCTATCTTCAGCCGGTTGCGGACGATGGAGGGGTCGGCCATGAGCCGGGCCAGGTCGGCTTCCGAGAAGCGGGCCACGACCTCCGGATCGAAGCAGGCGAAAGCGCGGCGGTACCCCTCGCGCTTTCTAAGGATGGTGATCCAGGAGAGCCCCGCCTGCGCCCCCTCCAGGGTCAGGAACTCGAAGAGGAGCCGGTCGTCGTGCACCGGCACTCCCCATTCGAGGTCATGGTAGGCGCAGTAAAGGGGATCGTTTCCGGCCCAGCCGCAACGGTTCACGCTAGTCGCGGCCGTGGCGGTCCCGGTCATATCCCCTCTCCTCGCCGCGTTGTTCGTGTTCGGCGCGCTTGTGCTCCTTGCGCTGCTCCTTCTCGTAGCGCTTGTCTTCTTTTCTTTGCTCCTTTTCGAAGCGCTTCTCTTCCTTTCTTTGCTCCTTTTCGAAGCGCTTCTCTTCCTTTCTTTGCTCCTTGGAATACCTCTTCTCGTCCTTTTGCTGCTCGTGGCGCGCCTTCCAGTAGCCGCGGTCGCTGCGGTGTTTCCCCTGGTAGTGCGCCCGGTCGCGCTGGTAAACGGCGTACTCGTGGGCACGGTACTCCCGGATACGCTCGATGCGGTAGCGGCGCAGCGGCGAGGGGAGCTCGCGGTACCCGACCGGGACCCAGCGGCCGCGGTTGTCAGGAGAGCGGTACCAGCGCCCGTCACGGAAGCTGAAGTAGACGTTGTTGATGTAGAAGAGGTCATAAGGGACCCCCACCGCCACGTAGAACCCCAGCGGCTGCGGGTAGATGAACTGAACGTCCTCTTCGGGCTCATCGTAATAGGGCTCCGGCTGGTACACCGGGACCGGGGCGGGCGCCACCACGACCGGACGGGGGGCGGGGGCCGGGGCCACCACCACGGGACGCGGTTCGTTGCCGAGATGGATGTTGACGTCAACGCCGACGTTCCCCGCTTGCGCCTGGGAGAGCATAAGCGGCAGGGCGACGGCCTGCAGCACGAGGGTACGCGCTATCTGTTGCATCGTTTTCATGGGTGTTCCTCCTTGGGCGGTGAGGTCAGCGTGCGACACTCAACGGTTTGGATACATCTTCAGTCGCAAAGAATCGCTTCACATAGCCGGTGAAGTCCTCCGCGGGCATCGGGGGGGCGAAGTAGAACCCCTGCGCCTCGTCGCAGCACCGGTCCACCAGGAAATCGAGTTGCGCCTCGCTCTCGACCCCCTCGGCGATCACCTTGAGTTTCAGGCTGTGCGCCATGGAGATGATGGCCTCGGCAATGGCGGCATCATCGCTGTCGGTGACGAGATCGGCGATGAAGGAGCGATCGATCTTGATGGCATCGATGGGAAAGTGTTTCAGGTAGTTGAGCGAGGAATAACCGGTGCCGAAGTCGTCGATGCTGAGCCGCACCCCCATCCACTTCAACGCCTGCAGCGCGTGGATGTTCTTCTCGGCGCGTTCCATGATGACGCTCTCGGTCAACTCGAGTTCCAGGGAACTTGCGCGGACGCCGGTCTCCTCCACGATGCGGGCGACGGTCTGCAGGAAGTCGTGCTGCCGGAACTGCCGCCCCGAGATGTTGACGGCGACCCTGAGTCCCGGGCAGAGCAGGTCCCACTCCACCGCGTGCAGGCACGCCTCCCGCAGCACCAGCTCCCCCAGATCGAAGATGAAGCCGCAGGACTCGGCGATGGGGATGAACTCATCGGGCCCCACCACGCCGAACTCGGCGCTGTGCCAGCGCAAAAGCGCCTCCGCCCCGGTCAGCCGCAGGTTTTTCAGGTCCCACTGGGGCTGGAAGTACAGGTAGAATTCCCCCCGGGCCACGCCCTGGCGCATCCCGTTTTCCAGCGCCACCCGGCGCATGTTCACCTGGTTCATCTCCTGGGAGAAGAACTGGTAGCCCGCCTTCCCCTCGCTCTTGGCCTGGTACAGCGCCTGGTCCGCGCTGCGCAGCAGGCTCTCCACGTCCTCACCGTCTCCCGGGTACATGGCGATGCCGATGCTGGTGCTGCCGTAAAGTTCCTCCCCGTCGATGAGGAAGGGCTCGCAGAAGAGGGCCTGCAGCCTCGCGGCGGTGGCAGCCACCCCCTCCTCCCCCGGCACCGCGTTGATCAAGATGACGAACTCGTCCCCCCCTAGCCGGGCCAGGGTATTGGACTCGCACACGGAGTTCGCGAGCCTCGCCGCCACCTCCTGCAGGAACTTGTCCCCCACCTCGTGTCCCCGGGAGCTGTTCAGATCCTTGAAGTTGTCCAGGTCGAGAAAGAGCAGGGCCAGCTCGCGGCGCTCGCGCAGGGCGAGGGCGAGGGCCTGGTGCAGGCGGTCCATGAGGAGGGCCCGGTTGGGGAGCTTCGTGACGCTGTCGTAGTAGGCGAGGGTTTCCAGCTGCTTCTCGCACAGCTTGCGCTGGGTCATGTCCTCGCAGGCGGTCAACATGCCCAGGTAGTCGCCGGCGGCGTTCCTGATCGGCTTGGAGGTGAGCTGGACCGGGAAGATCTGGCCGTCCTTGCGCACGTTCAGGCACTCGCGCTTCCAAAGGCCCGCGCTCCGGTAGTCGATGCTTCGCCCCCCCCCATTCCCCTGGGGCGCCAGGATGCGCGCCGGCCTGCCGAGCAGTTCTTCGGACGCGTAGCCATGCATCTCCGCCTCCGCCTGGTTCACGTAGACGATCTTGCCTTCCTTGTCGCTGATGGTGATCCCCGCGCCGATGGGAAGACAGTCGATGGCTTCCTTCAGCATCGCAAGGCGCTCCTCGTCCTGCGGCAGCCGGTTCAACAACTGCACGGAGTGGAAGCCCGGTTGCGAACCCGGTGGTGGGCCGTTAGCCGCATCGTGCATGAGGGTCTCTCCTGCCGGAGGCCCGCTGCGGCCCCGGCATGCATATAGTGTGTGATGAGGCGATGGGGAGAGGAGGAAACCGCCCCCCGGCCGCGCCTGCGGAAGGGCACAGGTTTAAAAACCACCATTAGAAACGCGCAAAAAAAAACGGGTTGCCGGTATCTTAGCTCGACCTGCGCTAGATATTTCGGCAACCCGGCTGTCTCGGGGAGACCCTTGGGCTTTCCGTCCCACCCTCGCGGATGGTTTAGTATTATCGTTTATCTATTTTCCGGTGCTGTCCGTTGTGACGCGCTTCGAGCCGGGCCCGCTCCTCCTCCCGAAGGTCTCGGCAGGCGTAACGCCCGTGCCATCGCGTAAACGGTTTAACCAGATGGGGAGGGAAATGTCAAATGAAATTAGTCTTACCACTCGGCCGCGACGGGGCGGGCGCCGGGCCGGCAAGGGTGTCAGCTGGCGGCATTTCGCTGCCGGACCGGGATGGTGACCGTCACCTCTGTCCCCTTGCCGACCGTGGAACGGACGTCTATGTCGCCTCCGTGACGCTTCACGATGCCGTAGCAGACGGTGAGCCCGAGGCCGGGCCCCCTCCCTGCGGGTTTGGTTGTGAAGAAGGGATCGAAGATCTTGGCCAGGTTCTGGGGAGGGATGCCGCAGCCGTTGTCGCGGATCACCACCGAGACCTGCAGCGGTTCGCCATACTTCTTCACCAGCGCCGTGCAAAGGTCGATGCTGCCGCCATCGGGGAGGGCGCTCTTCGCGTTTTGCAGCAGGTTCACGTAGACCTCCAGGAGCTTGACGAAATCCCCCTCGATCTGGGGCACCTCCGGGTCCAGGTCCAGCTGCACGGTGATCTTCTGCTCAGCGAATGGCCCCGACATGATCTCCAGGGTGTCCCTGAGCACCTCGTTGATGTCCATCATGCTGAAGTTGCAGCGCACCTGGGTGGTGAAGCGGACCAGGTCCTCGACGATCTTCTGGCAGCGCACCGCTGCGCTCTCGATGCTCTCGAGGACGTCGATCCCCTCCATGAGCTCCGGGTCGATGGGATGGTGCAGGGCGTTGCTGCGCAACATCTGGATGGCGCCCAGTATCCCCGCCAGGGGGTTGTTGAGCTCATGCGCGGCGCCGGCGATGACCTCTCCCAGGGTCGCCATCTTTTCCGACTGGATCAGCTTGGTCTGGGCCTCCTTCAGGTGCCGGGTCTTCTCCTCGACCATCTTCTCCAGGCGGGTGTTCAACTCCCTGCGCTGTTCCTCGACCTGCTTGCGCTCGGTGATGTCGCGGATGATGACCTGGATGGCCTGCTGCCCCTGGAACACGATCCCGGTGGCCACCGCCTCCACGTCGATGACGGTCCCGTCTTTTTGCACCATGCGCGATTCGCGCAGCGGCGAAGGCTCCCCGGTGTCGTTAATGTGCTGGATCCTCTCGACGACCATGGCGTGGTAGTCCGGATGCACGAAGGAGAAGATGGAGTGGCCGATGAGCTCCTCGGGGCTCTCCACCCCCAGGAGGTTGCATGCCTCCCTGTTGGCGCATACGTAGCGCCCCTCGTGCTGCACCAGGATCGCCTCGGGCGCATTCTCGAAGAGCTTTCTGTAACGGTCCTCGCTCTGCGTCAGTTCCGCTTCCATCTTCTTGCGCTCGGTGATGTCGCGGAATATCCCCCTGGTGCTGATCGCACGCCCGCTAC
Encoded here:
- a CDS encoding sensor domain-containing protein, which produces MHDAANGPPPGSQPGFHSVQLLNRLPQDEERLAMLKEAIDCLPIGAGITISDKEGKIVYVNQAEAEMHGYASEELLGRPARILAPQGNGGGRSIDYRSAGLWKRECLNVRKDGQIFPVQLTSKPIRNAAGDYLGMLTACEDMTQRKLCEKQLETLAYYDSVTKLPNRALLMDRLHQALALALRERRELALLFLDLDNFKDLNSSRGHEVGDKFLQEVAARLANSVCESNTLARLGGDEFVILINAVPGEEGVAATAARLQALFCEPFLIDGEELYGSTSIGIAMYPGDGEDVESLLRSADQALYQAKSEGKAGYQFFSQEMNQVNMRRVALENGMRQGVARGEFYLYFQPQWDLKNLRLTGAEALLRWHSAEFGVVGPDEFIPIAESCGFIFDLGELVLREACLHAVEWDLLCPGLRVAVNISGRQFRQHDFLQTVARIVEETGVRASSLELELTESVIMERAEKNIHALQALKWMGVRLSIDDFGTGYSSLNYLKHFPIDAIKIDRSFIADLVTDSDDAAIAEAIISMAHSLKLKVIAEGVESEAQLDFLVDRCCDEAQGFYFAPPMPAEDFTGYVKRFFATEDVSKPLSVAR
- a CDS encoding DNA-3-methyladenine glycosylase I, with product MTGTATAATSVNRCGWAGNDPLYCAYHDLEWGVPVHDDRLLFEFLTLEGAQAGLSWITILRKREGYRRAFACFDPEVVARFSEADLARLMADPSIVRNRLKIGSTVDNARAFLGVQQEFGSFDAYLWRFVDGAPVQNAWRTLSEIPPRSDVSDRLSRDLKRRGFRFVGSTICYALMQAVGMVNDHTVDCFRWSQLQNG
- the pyk gene encoding pyruvate kinase, whose product is MFRRTKIVATVGPASDSEQMLDALIHAGVDVFRLNFSHGDYDSKAAAISRIRKLSHEREHAVAILGDLQGPKIRTGLMAGGSMELVTGSEVVVTTREVLGEQNLIPTIYQGLPRDVKPQDRILLDDGLMELKVLGVAGDDVRCQVVTGGLLKDRKGINLPGAKVSAPALTEKDKEDLRFCMEQQLDYVALSFVREASDVVELRDIIDQAGSPLRIIAKIEKPEAVLNFAAILRVSDGIMVARGDLGVELNPEKVPLIQKRIIRSCNDAGKPVITATQMLESMVNNPRPTRAETSDVANAILDGTDAIMLSAETASGKYPVEAVSMMVQVARDIENDPQLMAQCCKTPNGQGSLPNISEVIGMAACRAAESVKASAILAFTQTGSTAALVSKYRPAQPILAVTPSQQVRRRLALYAGVHALRVDIEGDTESQIISVEAAVLETAWLEKGDLVVITMGSPLSSPGTTNLMKVHRLEEPGSRSER
- a CDS encoding PAS domain-containing protein, with product MPNIFNAENASPSRACFDFSHVAGELEESRKRLAAVFDTVQVGIVIIDAETHAIVDANPKAVEMIGTDREGMVGSVCHCFICPEETGHCPITDQGQRIDNAERQLLKANGDTITIVKTVARVNLHGRDHLIESFLDITDRKRAEEELKESEERYRDILENANDLIQSVDAKGNFIYVNNAWKRTLGYSDEDVASMNIFDVIKPCCQNHCATMFDELKSGARIPRVEVEFVAKDGRSIILEGSINCNTSSGRAISTRGIFRDITERKKMEAELTQSEDRYRKLFENAPEAILVQHEGRYVCANREACNLLGVESPEELIGHSIFSFVHPDYHAMVVERIQHINDTGEPSPLRESRMVQKDGTVIDVEAVATGIVFQGQQAIQVIIRDITERKQVEEQRRELNTRLEKMVEEKTRHLKEAQTKLIQSEKMATLGEVIAGAAHELNNPLAGILGAIQMLRSNALHHPIDPELMEGIDVLESIESAAVRCQKIVEDLVRFTTQVRCNFSMMDINEVLRDTLEIMSGPFAEQKITVQLDLDPEVPQIEGDFVKLLEVYVNLLQNAKSALPDGGSIDLCTALVKKYGEPLQVSVVIRDNGCGIPPQNLAKIFDPFFTTKPAGRGPGLGLTVCYGIVKRHGGDIDVRSTVGKGTEVTVTIPVRQRNAAS